In Hyphomicrobiales bacterium, the sequence GTATCTTCGGGCTGGATCGGCATCGAAACGGGACTCTGCGCCTTCTATCTGATGCGAATCGCGCCGGTTCTGCCCCGGATCGCGACGGTTTAGCGACGCATCAGTCATAAGCCGTGCCAGAGCGGCACGCTACCGTGGTGTTTAAGAAAGGTTAATGCGACCGGAAGAATCTCATCGATGATCGCATTCACGCAACAGCTGTTGCCTATCCGCCATAACGGCTGGCGAGAGCTCGCGACAGCGCTTCACCTTCGCTGGCAAGCCGCGAGGAGGCTTCCCGGCTGACCTCCGTACAGGAACGGTGGGTCAGCGAATAGGCCCGGAAGCCGCGGTTGAAGGCGGCGGTCAGGCGGTCGCGCCGCTCCGGGGTGCGCCCTTCGGCCTCGATCAGCGCGGCCATCCGGGCGCGCCAGTCCTGCGCCTCCTTGCCGCCGCAGAGGGTGCGCAGATAGGCCAGCGAACCCATGATCTCGGCGAGCTGCAGCAACTGCGGCTCATAGGGAGGGCC encodes:
- a CDS encoding hypothetical protein (Evidence 5 : Unknown function), coding for MNAIIDEILPVALTFLKHHGSVPLWHGL
- a CDS encoding conserved exported hypothetical protein (Evidence 4 : Unknown function but conserved in other organisms) gives rise to the protein MRAPAFVTLALAGLLVLGPSGAGAQQRSQPAAKPPAAKPAEPPPQERSGPPYEPQLLQLAEIMGSLAYLRTLCGGKEAQDWRARMAALIEAEGRTPERRDRLTAAFNRGFRAYSLTHRSCTEVSREASSRLASEGEALSRALASRYGG